A window of the Thalassospira indica genome harbors these coding sequences:
- a CDS encoding ABC transporter permease, which translates to MNKVLATAHSEFIIALRNRWVAISVAMMVLFSLVLSAAGSAPTGAVGVDKLSVTVASLTSLAVYLVPLVALLMSFDAIAGEIERGTLSLVLTYPVARGELVLGKFIAHLAILSIAVLAGYGIATVAAIASDPNALVGIPALFRLFWSSLLLGATFLGIGYGISAFARRPGAAAGLVIGLWLVLIVLYDLGLLAAIVADDGGTFTTHYFPWLLIGNPADAFRIYNLAVSDATAAAAGLTGAANSIPAVHALISMLIWPVIATVLAWQIFRRVTP; encoded by the coding sequence ATGAACAAGGTTCTGGCAACAGCCCATAGCGAATTCATCATTGCGCTTCGTAACCGCTGGGTCGCGATCTCTGTCGCGATGATGGTGTTGTTTTCTCTTGTGTTATCTGCGGCCGGCAGTGCCCCGACCGGCGCAGTTGGTGTGGATAAACTGTCCGTCACCGTCGCAAGCCTGACATCCCTTGCGGTGTATCTTGTGCCGTTGGTTGCACTGTTGATGTCATTTGACGCAATCGCAGGCGAAATCGAACGCGGCACCTTGTCCCTTGTTCTGACCTATCCCGTCGCCCGCGGGGAACTGGTCCTTGGAAAATTCATCGCCCATCTGGCGATCCTGAGTATCGCGGTCTTGGCCGGCTACGGAATTGCCACCGTCGCTGCGATTGCATCGGACCCCAATGCGCTTGTTGGTATCCCTGCCCTGTTTCGCCTGTTCTGGTCGTCGCTTCTTCTTGGCGCGACTTTCCTTGGCATTGGTTATGGCATATCGGCATTCGCACGCCGACCCGGCGCAGCAGCAGGGTTGGTGATCGGGCTCTGGCTGGTTCTAATCGTTTTATATGATCTTGGCCTCTTGGCAGCCATCGTCGCCGATGATGGCGGAACCTTCACAACGCATTATTTTCCGTGGCTGTTAATCGGCAATCCGGCAGATGCCTTTCGGATATATAACCTTGCCGTTTCGGATGCGACCGCTGCTGCAGCCGGCCTGACAGGGGCTGCCAATAGCATCCCCGCTGTTCATGCCCTGATATCCATGCTGATCTGGCCGGTGATTGCCACGGTCCTCGCCTGGCAGATTTTCAGGAGGGTGACACCATGA
- a CDS encoding FAD:protein FMN transferase — translation MPDFSRRRFLTIFAAASALSAAPFALKAQHPVRTWKGVAMGSAASISLSHPNADDILLRATRELERLENIFSLYRENSTLAQLNRDGVINTPPFELLECLGLCGTINRASGGLFDPTVQSLWQVYAQSYSEGRAPENALIRKTISRTGWDKLVINQSQVSFKRPNMAMTLNGIAQGYVADRIAKLLRDDGLNNVLINTGEFAALGGHPEGEDWPVSINTGSEIRKERVMLRDNALATSLPNGTFFDQAGLVGHILDPRTGLPAQARPTAVSVTATKAAVADGLSTAICLMNKGEADKLLAQFPSAKLV, via the coding sequence ATGCCCGACTTTTCTCGACGCCGGTTTCTGACGATATTTGCCGCCGCTAGCGCACTATCGGCTGCACCGTTTGCATTAAAGGCACAGCATCCAGTCCGTACTTGGAAGGGCGTTGCAATGGGGTCTGCTGCATCGATCAGCCTGTCGCACCCCAACGCTGACGATATCCTTTTGCGTGCAACCCGCGAACTTGAACGACTGGAAAATATCTTCAGTCTCTATCGGGAAAATTCCACGCTTGCACAGTTGAACCGCGATGGTGTGATTAACACTCCGCCTTTCGAACTTTTGGAATGCCTGGGACTGTGCGGGACCATAAACCGGGCAAGTGGCGGGCTTTTTGATCCAACGGTTCAATCGCTTTGGCAAGTCTATGCGCAAAGCTATTCAGAAGGCCGGGCGCCCGAGAATGCATTGATCCGTAAAACGATTTCAAGAACAGGCTGGGACAAGCTTGTTATCAATCAGAGCCAGGTCAGCTTCAAAAGACCGAACATGGCAATGACCCTGAATGGAATTGCCCAGGGCTACGTTGCAGACCGTATCGCCAAGTTGCTTCGCGATGACGGATTGAACAACGTCCTGATCAATACCGGCGAGTTCGCGGCACTGGGTGGCCACCCTGAAGGTGAAGACTGGCCTGTTTCAATCAACACCGGATCAGAAATTCGAAAAGAAAGGGTAATGTTGCGCGACAACGCCTTGGCAACATCACTGCCGAACGGCACCTTCTTTGATCAGGCGGGCCTTGTTGGTCACATTCTTGATCCGCGCACCGGCCTTCCCGCACAAGCACGCCCAACGGCGGTTAGTGTGACAGCAACAAAGGCAGCTGTGGCAGATGGGCTCAGCACGGCAATTTGCCTTATGAATAAAGGCGAAGCAGACAAATTACTCGCACAGTTCCCAAGCGCAAAACTGGTCTAG
- a CDS encoding nitrous oxide reductase family maturation protein NosD, with product MLRPVMMILAMAVLPLQVLAATQSVPSTDGALISAIAGAAPGDVLLLDPGLHQGPIELDRPVTIDGQGKAKIYGNKTGSVISVTGTDITIRGLEIVGSGSAHETIDSGIQLHRTAARILVEDNRILGNLYGVDIHGAKQATVRENVIIGRRDHRLNSRGNGIYVWNAPGTLVENNEIQFGRDGIFVNTSNRGVFRGNLMRDLRFAVHYMYAHDSEISGNVSIGNHLGFALMYSNRITVRDNLSLADRDQGLMLNYTNKSDLVGNLVRGAGGKCLFIYNAHHNLIGDNRFEGCQTGIHFTAGSESNALTGNAFIANKTQVKYVGTRDVEWSFDGRGNFWSDHPVFDLDGNGIADSRFRPNDLVDHILWSQPAAGMLLGSPAVQLIRWSQAHFPATLPGGVVDSFPLMKPIEIPVPEEIVSLEMAARANPVWLRERTENVSDPLASH from the coding sequence ATGTTGCGCCCCGTCATGATGATCTTGGCCATGGCTGTCTTGCCGCTGCAGGTTCTTGCGGCAACGCAATCTGTGCCGTCAACTGACGGGGCGCTGATCTCTGCCATCGCCGGGGCTGCCCCCGGCGATGTGCTGCTGCTTGATCCGGGGCTCCATCAGGGTCCCATAGAACTCGATAGGCCCGTCACCATTGATGGTCAGGGCAAAGCAAAAATTTATGGAAACAAGACCGGAAGCGTCATTTCTGTAACCGGAACGGATATCACCATCCGTGGGCTTGAGATCGTGGGTTCGGGTTCAGCACATGAAACAATTGATTCCGGCATCCAGCTCCATCGGACAGCCGCACGTATTCTGGTCGAGGATAACCGCATCCTCGGAAACCTCTATGGGGTTGATATTCACGGCGCCAAACAAGCCACGGTGCGCGAAAATGTCATTATCGGACGCCGCGATCACAGACTGAATTCGCGTGGCAACGGCATATATGTCTGGAACGCGCCGGGAACACTGGTCGAAAACAACGAGATCCAATTCGGACGCGACGGCATTTTCGTGAACACCTCCAATCGCGGCGTCTTCCGTGGCAATCTGATGCGCGATCTGCGATTTGCGGTGCATTACATGTATGCCCATGATTCAGAAATCTCGGGCAATGTGTCGATTGGCAATCACCTTGGTTTTGCCCTGATGTATTCGAACCGCATCACGGTGCGCGATAATCTGTCTCTTGCTGATCGTGACCAGGGCTTGATGCTGAACTATACCAACAAGTCTGATCTGGTCGGAAATCTGGTACGCGGCGCAGGAGGGAAATGCCTGTTTATCTATAACGCGCATCACAATCTGATCGGGGACAACCGGTTCGAGGGCTGCCAGACCGGCATACATTTCACCGCTGGTTCCGAAAGCAATGCCCTGACAGGCAATGCCTTCATCGCCAACAAAACCCAGGTCAAGTATGTCGGGACCCGTGACGTCGAATGGAGTTTCGATGGCCGGGGAAATTTCTGGTCCGATCATCCGGTATTCGATCTTGATGGCAACGGCATTGCTGACAGCCGGTTCCGGCCAAACGATCTTGTCGATCATATTTTATGGTCCCAACCCGCAGCCGGTATGCTTTTGGGATCACCCGCCGTTCAATTGATCCGCTGGAGCCAGGCACACTTCCCCGCAACGTTGCCGGGCGGGGTCGTCGACAGCTTCCCGCTCATGAAACCGATCGAAATTCCGGTTCCCGAAGAAATCGTCTCTCTTGAAATGGCTGCTCGCGCCAATCCTGTCTGGCTGCGTGAAAGGACTGAAAATGTGTCTGACCCTCTCGCAAGTCACTAA
- a CDS encoding ABC transporter ATP-binding protein, protein MCLTLSQVTKRYDDHTVLDAVGFDVAAGERVALLGHNGAGKSTLMKIILGLVTAEGGTVSVHGLAPGSYRARMQTAYLAENASFHPSLTGQEQLRYYLRLRGEDPRKAASLLERVGLGAAANRRIGTYSKGMRQRVGMAQALIGEPKLLILDEPTSGLDPVSRREFYVILDELAAQGTAILLSSHALTEVEARTDRIVILSSGVMVANDTLANLRQQASLPIHLQVSAQRGKADEVAQKLSGERSNGVMVDLVCNSEEKLARLGDISALGPLVDDVDVIPPSLEDIYSHFSKRGNA, encoded by the coding sequence ATGTGTCTGACCCTCTCGCAAGTCACTAAACGCTATGATGATCATACCGTTCTTGATGCGGTTGGCTTTGATGTTGCCGCAGGTGAACGCGTTGCCTTGCTCGGCCATAATGGTGCCGGAAAATCGACACTGATGAAGATCATTCTCGGCCTTGTCACTGCAGAAGGGGGAACGGTTTCTGTCCATGGTCTTGCACCCGGAAGTTACCGGGCCCGCATGCAAACAGCCTATCTCGCGGAAAACGCGTCCTTTCATCCGTCGCTGACCGGACAAGAACAGCTTCGATATTATCTTCGACTTCGCGGCGAAGATCCCCGAAAGGCCGCATCGCTTCTTGAACGCGTCGGATTGGGGGCAGCAGCAAACCGCCGCATTGGCACCTATTCCAAGGGAATGCGCCAACGTGTCGGCATGGCTCAGGCGCTTATTGGTGAACCGAAACTCCTGATCCTTGATGAACCGACAAGCGGTCTCGACCCGGTATCACGACGCGAGTTCTATGTCATTCTTGATGAACTGGCAGCACAAGGCACCGCAATTCTTTTGTCTTCTCATGCCCTTACCGAGGTTGAGGCCAGAACTGATCGGATCGTCATTCTTTCGTCAGGCGTAATGGTCGCAAACGATACCCTGGCAAACCTGCGTCAACAGGCATCGCTACCCATCCACCTTCAGGTATCTGCCCAACGCGGCAAGGCAGACGAGGTCGCCCAAAAGCTTTCCGGGGAACGCAGCAACGGCGTGATGGTCGATCTGGTGTGCAATTCCGAGGAAAAGCTCGCACGTCTTGGCGATATCTCGGCACTGGGGCCATTGGTCGATGATGTCGATGTCATTCCGCCAAGCCTGGAAGATATCTATAGCCATTTCAGCAAACGGGGGAACGCATGA
- a CDS encoding nitrous oxide reductase accessory protein NosL: MPPPVAMTEEAVGHFCQMNILEHAGPKAQIHLEGVPYPLFFSQVRDGIAYERMPEQNYKIRAIYVTDMSRAYDWENVGRENWIQATSAHYVVASAKTGGMGAPELVPFSDQDDAKNFVSRHGGQIMRLEDIDDELVLNSAPLTPSGETHETAIMPDDDDYRARLEKLRKE, translated from the coding sequence ATGCCGCCACCGGTCGCCATGACCGAAGAAGCCGTCGGACATTTCTGCCAGATGAACATTCTTGAGCATGCAGGCCCGAAGGCACAAATTCATCTTGAAGGTGTACCCTATCCCCTGTTTTTCAGCCAGGTTCGCGATGGCATTGCCTATGAACGCATGCCCGAACAAAACTATAAAATCCGTGCGATTTACGTCACCGACATGTCGAGGGCCTATGACTGGGAAAATGTCGGACGAGAAAACTGGATACAGGCAACCAGCGCGCATTATGTCGTCGCCTCTGCCAAGACCGGGGGTATGGGGGCACCGGAACTTGTTCCCTTCTCCGATCAGGACGACGCCAAGAATTTCGTCAGTCGCCATGGTGGCCAGATAATGCGCCTTGAAGACATTGACGACGAGCTGGTTCTAAACAGTGCGCCACTCACACCATCTGGCGAGACACACGAAACGGCGATCATGCCAGATGACGACGATTATCGCGCGCGTCTTGAAAAACTTCGCAAAGAATGA